The Cellulomonas fulva genome includes a window with the following:
- the aceB gene encoding malate synthase A, producing the protein MTVITPLPDRTLLTDPYARPHLDVVGPEVAGTAEILTPEALDFLTDLHARFAGRRHDLLLARQHRRDRWSNGADPQFLPLTAGIRADPSWRVAGPGPGLEDRRVEITGPTDRKMTVNALNSGAKVWLADHEDAMSPTWANVVGGQLNLHDAIRGRVDFTSAEGKEYRVGEHTPTIVFRPRGWHLTEKHVAYVDRAGQRASSSASLLDAGLYLFHNAQALIDAGRGPYLYLPKLEGHLEARLWDDVFRFTETYLGLRHGTIRVTVLIETITAAFEMEEILYELRDHCAGLNAGRWDYIFSVIKSFRNRGPRFVLPDRARVTMTVPFMQAYTDLLVATCHRRGAQAIGGMSAFIPHRRSPEVTARALEQVRADKQREAGQGFDGTWVAHPDLVPVALEVFDEALGDRVDQRDRLRPDVSVTAAQLLDIPSAGGSAPGAVTDEGLRSNVSVAVRYLESWLRGVGAVAIDDLMEDAATAEISRSQVWQWVHQEVVTASGTRITADHVRGVLAEVLGSLRRSSDDRYDDAAALFEEVALAEEFPTFLTVPAYTHHLVTPA; encoded by the coding sequence ATGACCGTCATCACGCCCCTGCCGGACCGGACCCTGCTCACCGACCCGTACGCGCGGCCGCACCTCGACGTGGTCGGGCCTGAGGTCGCCGGGACCGCCGAGATCCTCACGCCCGAGGCGCTCGACTTCCTGACCGACCTGCACGCGCGGTTCGCGGGCCGCCGGCACGACCTGCTGCTGGCCCGCCAGCACCGCCGCGACCGCTGGTCGAACGGCGCCGACCCGCAGTTCCTGCCGCTCACCGCGGGCATCCGCGCGGACCCCTCGTGGCGCGTCGCGGGACCCGGCCCCGGGCTCGAGGACCGCCGGGTCGAGATCACCGGTCCGACCGACCGCAAGATGACCGTGAACGCGCTGAACTCCGGGGCGAAGGTCTGGCTGGCCGACCACGAGGACGCGATGAGCCCCACGTGGGCGAACGTCGTCGGTGGGCAGCTCAACCTTCACGACGCGATCCGTGGCCGCGTCGACTTCACGAGCGCGGAGGGCAAGGAGTACCGCGTCGGCGAGCACACCCCGACGATCGTGTTCCGCCCGCGCGGCTGGCACCTCACCGAGAAGCACGTGGCGTACGTCGACCGCGCGGGCCAGCGCGCCTCGTCGTCGGCCTCGCTGCTCGACGCCGGGCTCTACCTGTTCCACAACGCCCAGGCCCTGATCGACGCCGGCCGCGGACCGTACCTCTACCTGCCCAAGCTCGAGGGCCACCTCGAGGCGCGGCTGTGGGACGACGTCTTCCGGTTCACCGAGACCTACCTGGGCCTGCGGCACGGCACCATCCGCGTCACCGTGCTGATCGAGACCATCACCGCCGCGTTCGAGATGGAGGAGATCCTCTACGAGCTGCGGGACCACTGCGCCGGGCTCAACGCCGGGCGGTGGGACTACATCTTCAGCGTCATCAAGAGCTTCCGGAACCGTGGGCCCCGGTTCGTCCTGCCCGACCGCGCACGCGTCACCATGACCGTGCCGTTCATGCAGGCGTACACCGACCTGCTGGTCGCGACGTGCCACCGCCGCGGCGCGCAGGCGATCGGCGGGATGAGCGCGTTCATCCCCCACCGCCGCTCCCCCGAGGTCACCGCCCGCGCGCTCGAGCAGGTCCGCGCCGACAAGCAGCGCGAGGCCGGCCAGGGGTTCGACGGCACGTGGGTCGCGCACCCGGACCTGGTCCCGGTCGCGCTCGAGGTGTTCGATGAGGCCCTCGGCGACCGCGTGGACCAGCGCGACCGCCTGCGGCCGGACGTCTCGGTCACCGCGGCCCAGCTCCTCGACATCCCGTCCGCCGGCGGCTCGGCACCCGGCGCCGTGACCGACGAGGGCCTGCGGAGCAACGTCTCGGTCGCGGTGCGCTACCTCGAGTCGTGGCTGCGCGGCGTCGGTGCCGTCGCGATCGACGACCTCATGGAGGACGCGGCGACCGCCGAGATCTCCCGGTCCCAGGTCTGGCAGTGGGTGCACCAGGAGGTCGTCACCGCGTCCGGCACCCGCATCACGGCGGACCACGTCCGCGGCGTGCTGGCCGAGGTGCTCGGCTCGCTGCGGCGCTCGTCGGACGACCGGTACGACGACGCCGCCGCCCTGTTCGAGGAGGTCGCCCTGGCCGAGGAGTTCCCGACCTTCCTGACCGTCCCGGCCTACACCCACCACCTGGTCACCCCAGCCTGA